From a region of the Streptacidiphilus albus JL83 genome:
- a CDS encoding TetR/AcrR family transcriptional regulator, which yields MEQGAGTGAATGRAQRGRPRAYDLDQVLRASVQVFCERGLHGTSIMDLAGATGLTTGSLYKAFADKDAMYRASLEWQSSQREAELRERMDTGTTGLDKLRAVLEFIADLSSGLAGHEGCLVVETTVGIGAREAGIGEVATRVLERRRAMLVELIELGRADGSVRTDVDSGAVAATLLCLTQGMRVVGKTGPAPEAMASVVSVALTLLT from the coding sequence ATGGAGCAAGGGGCGGGGACCGGGGCGGCAACGGGCAGGGCGCAGCGCGGGCGTCCGCGCGCCTACGACCTGGACCAGGTGCTGCGCGCATCCGTCCAGGTGTTCTGCGAACGCGGACTGCACGGCACCTCGATCATGGACCTCGCCGGGGCGACCGGTCTCACCACGGGGAGCCTCTACAAGGCGTTCGCCGACAAGGACGCCATGTACCGGGCCTCGCTGGAGTGGCAGTCCAGTCAGCGGGAGGCCGAACTCCGCGAGCGGATGGACACCGGGACGACCGGGCTCGACAAGCTCCGTGCGGTCCTGGAGTTCATCGCCGACCTCTCCAGCGGCCTCGCCGGGCACGAGGGCTGTCTGGTCGTGGAGACGACCGTCGGCATCGGCGCCCGGGAGGCCGGGATCGGCGAGGTGGCGACCCGGGTGCTGGAGCGTCGCCGGGCCATGCTGGTCGAGCTGATCGAGCTCGGCCGGGCCGACGGCTCCGTCCGGACCGACGTGGACAGCGGCGCGGTGGCCGCCACCCTGCTCTGTCTCACCCAGGGGATGCGGGTGGTGGGGAAGACCGGCCCCGCGCCGGAGGCGATGGCCTCGGTCGTGTCGGTCGCCCTGACCCTGCTGACCTGA
- a CDS encoding transporter substrate-binding domain-containing protein produces MSSAAFRRARILPVGIALLALAGGLTACSSSTDAATSGSGKGSGASAPAGSTTVAVGAFSNGAANEVNLTVPEVASIRAELPTSVRDGGTLDIGLGLLPSGSPPLGFVGSDQQTLTGSEPDLGRLVAAVFGLKPVLNNATWDNLFVGIDSGRTQLGFSNITDTEQRKTKYDFACYRQDNVGFEVLKSNGWQFDGTAASLAGKTVAVGAGTNQEKILETWQATLKSEGRTLTIKYFPDLNTTYLALDSGKIDAYFGPNPEVSYHVRLTANTPDPTRSAGKYSGAGATLQGLICATTKKGDGLAQPTADAINYLIRNGDYAKWLDAWNLSNEAVASSLVNPPGLPLDNS; encoded by the coding sequence ATGTCCAGCGCCGCCTTCAGACGCGCCCGCATCCTTCCCGTCGGCATCGCTCTGCTCGCCCTCGCCGGTGGCCTGACCGCCTGCTCCAGCAGCACCGACGCCGCGACCAGCGGCAGCGGGAAGGGCTCCGGGGCCTCGGCCCCGGCCGGCAGCACCACCGTCGCCGTCGGCGCCTTCTCGAACGGCGCCGCGAACGAGGTGAACCTCACCGTCCCCGAGGTGGCCTCGATCCGGGCCGAGCTGCCCACCTCGGTGCGCGACGGCGGCACGCTGGACATCGGGCTCGGCCTGCTGCCCTCCGGCTCCCCGCCGCTCGGCTTCGTCGGCTCCGACCAGCAGACCCTCACCGGCTCGGAGCCCGACCTGGGACGGCTGGTCGCGGCCGTCTTCGGGCTCAAGCCGGTGCTCAACAATGCGACCTGGGACAACCTCTTCGTCGGCATCGACAGCGGCCGGACCCAGCTGGGCTTCTCCAACATCACCGACACCGAGCAGCGCAAGACCAAGTACGACTTCGCCTGCTACCGGCAGGACAACGTCGGCTTCGAGGTCCTGAAGAGCAACGGCTGGCAGTTCGACGGCACCGCCGCCTCCCTGGCCGGGAAGACCGTGGCCGTGGGCGCGGGCACCAACCAGGAGAAGATCCTGGAGACCTGGCAGGCGACGCTGAAGAGCGAGGGCAGGACGCTGACCATCAAGTACTTCCCCGACCTCAACACCACCTATCTGGCCCTGGACTCGGGAAAGATCGACGCCTACTTCGGTCCCAACCCCGAGGTGTCCTACCATGTCCGGCTGACCGCGAACACCCCCGACCCGACCCGCAGCGCGGGCAAGTACTCCGGGGCCGGAGCCACCCTCCAGGGCCTGATCTGCGCCACCACCAAGAAGGGCGACGGACTCGCCCAGCCGACCGCGGACGCCATCAACTACCTGATCCGGAACGGCGACTACGCCAAGTGGCTGGACGCCTGGAACCTGAGCAACGAGGCGGTCGCCAGCTCGCTGGTCAATCCGCCCGGCCTGCCGCTGGACAATTCCTGA
- a CDS encoding GH92 family glycosyl hydrolase, whose protein sequence is MLDTEPPAALVDPFVGTGSGGRWVGRINAFPGASAPFGMVQWSPDTTSRPQGGGYDYADSALTGFSLTHLSGPGCPVAGDVPFLPVAGDVPAAPERATAQFRHDSESARPGYYAVTAGQVRTELSTTVRTGIARFHYPRGRAAHLLVKVDGGATRDSDGLVRAVGDREITGQVTSGGFCGSRNRYTIYFAARFDRPIGAVDQWPGTTAGATLSFDPDADGTVRMKSAVSYVSADGALGNLEAEADSWDLDQVAAREQDRWNRQLASVTVAGGTRDQRSTFYTALYHSLLHPGVFNDADGRYPGFDGQVHRTAPGHTQYADFSGWDIYRCEMPLLAMTVPDRADDMATSLLNDADQGGWLPKWPVANGYTAEMSGDAADPVLADVYAFGDHGFDARSALRLMVHGAEDPPQPPGQGWYIERPWGAEYLTRGYVPSTVPAPAPGAPTGRAPADRAPTDTAPPGPPPPAAIRHSASTTLEYAAADFAVSRLAAELGDGATAQRFRTRSHNWANLFDPATGYIRPRDADGAFPAGPPVDVRDGHEQSGFAEGNAAQYTWMVTQDLPALIAAVGGPGAATARLDTYFTQLNAGPGRPYHWQGNEPGFATPWIYDSTGRPDRTQAVVRSIMDQLYSPTPGGEPGNDDLGAMSSWYVWAALGLYPETAGAPLLALSTPLFPRAVVHRPGRPDLVLTTTGSGRFVSALARDGVPSTRTWIDPARTGRLDFILAAAPDPGWGTDPADAPPVLG, encoded by the coding sequence GTGCTCGACACGGAGCCGCCGGCGGCGCTGGTCGACCCGTTCGTCGGCACCGGCAGCGGCGGCCGGTGGGTCGGCCGGATCAACGCCTTCCCCGGCGCTTCGGCCCCCTTCGGCATGGTGCAGTGGAGCCCGGACACCACCTCCCGTCCCCAGGGCGGCGGTTACGACTACGCGGACTCCGCGCTCACCGGCTTCAGCCTCACCCACCTGTCGGGCCCCGGCTGCCCGGTCGCCGGGGACGTGCCCTTCCTGCCGGTCGCCGGTGACGTCCCGGCCGCACCGGAACGGGCGACGGCGCAGTTCCGGCACGACAGCGAGAGCGCCCGGCCCGGCTACTACGCGGTGACGGCCGGTCAGGTCAGGACCGAGCTCAGCACCACCGTGCGCACCGGCATCGCCCGCTTCCACTACCCCCGGGGGCGGGCCGCGCACCTGCTGGTGAAGGTGGACGGCGGGGCCACCCGCGACTCCGACGGCCTGGTCCGCGCCGTCGGCGACCGGGAGATCACCGGCCAGGTCACCAGCGGCGGCTTCTGCGGCAGCCGGAACCGTTACACCATCTACTTCGCGGCCCGCTTCGACCGTCCGATCGGCGCCGTCGACCAGTGGCCGGGCACCACGGCGGGCGCCACGCTGAGTTTCGACCCGGACGCCGACGGCACCGTCCGGATGAAGTCCGCCGTCTCCTACGTCAGCGCCGACGGCGCCCTGGGCAACCTGGAGGCCGAGGCCGACAGCTGGGACCTGGACCAGGTCGCCGCCCGGGAACAGGACCGGTGGAACCGGCAACTGGCCTCGGTGACGGTGGCCGGCGGCACCCGCGACCAGCGCTCCACCTTCTACACCGCGCTCTACCACTCGCTGCTGCACCCCGGCGTCTTCAACGACGCGGACGGCCGCTACCCGGGCTTCGACGGGCAGGTCCACCGCACCGCGCCCGGGCACACCCAGTACGCGGACTTCTCCGGCTGGGACATCTACCGGTGCGAGATGCCGCTGCTCGCCATGACCGTCCCCGACCGGGCCGACGACATGGCCACCTCGCTGCTCAACGACGCCGACCAGGGCGGCTGGCTGCCGAAGTGGCCGGTGGCGAACGGCTACACCGCGGAGATGAGCGGCGACGCGGCGGACCCGGTACTGGCCGACGTCTACGCCTTCGGCGACCACGGCTTCGACGCCCGCTCCGCGCTCCGGCTGATGGTGCACGGCGCCGAGGACCCGCCGCAGCCGCCGGGCCAGGGCTGGTACATCGAACGCCCCTGGGGCGCCGAGTACCTGACGCGCGGCTATGTGCCCAGCACGGTGCCCGCCCCCGCTCCCGGCGCGCCCACCGGGCGCGCCCCGGCGGACCGCGCCCCCACCGACACCGCCCCGCCGGGCCCGCCGCCGCCCGCCGCGATCAGGCACAGCGCGTCGACGACGCTGGAGTACGCCGCCGCCGACTTCGCCGTCTCGCGGCTCGCCGCCGAGCTGGGCGACGGCGCCACCGCGCAGCGCTTCCGGACCCGTTCGCACAACTGGGCCAACCTCTTCGACCCGGCCACCGGCTACATCCGCCCGCGCGACGCCGACGGCGCCTTTCCGGCCGGGCCGCCGGTCGACGTCCGCGACGGCCACGAGCAGAGCGGATTCGCCGAGGGCAACGCCGCGCAGTACACCTGGATGGTCACCCAGGACCTGCCGGCCCTGATCGCCGCCGTCGGCGGGCCCGGGGCCGCCACCGCCCGGCTGGACACCTACTTCACCCAGCTCAACGCCGGTCCCGGCCGGCCCTACCACTGGCAGGGCAACGAACCCGGCTTCGCCACCCCCTGGATCTACGACAGCACCGGCCGCCCGGACCGGACCCAGGCAGTGGTCCGCTCGATCATGGACCAGCTCTACTCGCCGACCCCGGGCGGCGAACCGGGCAACGACGACCTGGGGGCGATGAGCTCCTGGTACGTCTGGGCCGCGCTCGGCCTCTACCCGGAGACGGCCGGTGCGCCGCTGCTGGCGCTCTCGACGCCGTTGTTCCCGCGCGCCGTGGTGCACCGCCCGGGCCGTCCTGACCTGGTGCTGACGACCACCGGCAGCGGACGCTTCGTCAGTGCCCTGGCCCGCGACGGGGTGCCGAGCACCCGCACCTGGATCGACCCGGCGCGGACCGGGCGACTGGATTTCATCCTGGCCGCCGCACCCGACCCGGGCTGGGGCACGGACCCGGCCGACGCGCCGCCGGTGCTGGGCTGA
- a CDS encoding TetR/AcrR family transcriptional regulator, whose protein sequence is MDDAQAVAGAQPLGRRERNKLRVKSRLYDSALQLFTEKGYEQTSVDEIAEAADVARGTFFNHFQRKEDLIAAWGESRREYLRRGLAATDVEEGTSLQSRLELCMGLLARINTEERAVTRAMLTAWVKAGRPLYEEPYAGELFAGAVETAQRRGEIAPTVDPLRVGNLLRDAYLGTLYRWTQLPEGEFHLDAELRAITDIVLTGIAGAGAADAGRDSRD, encoded by the coding sequence ATGGACGATGCACAGGCCGTGGCCGGGGCGCAGCCGCTCGGCCGGCGCGAGCGCAACAAACTGCGGGTCAAGAGTCGGCTGTACGACTCCGCGCTCCAGCTCTTCACCGAGAAGGGCTACGAGCAGACCTCCGTCGACGAGATCGCCGAGGCCGCGGACGTGGCCCGAGGAACCTTCTTCAACCACTTCCAGCGGAAGGAGGACCTCATCGCCGCCTGGGGCGAGAGCCGGCGTGAGTACCTCCGCCGCGGACTCGCCGCCACGGACGTCGAGGAGGGGACCAGTCTGCAGAGCCGGCTGGAGCTGTGCATGGGGCTGCTGGCGAGGATCAACACCGAGGAGCGGGCGGTCACCCGGGCCATGCTCACCGCCTGGGTGAAGGCGGGGCGACCGCTGTACGAGGAGCCCTACGCCGGCGAGCTCTTCGCCGGCGCCGTCGAGACGGCCCAGCGGCGCGGCGAGATCGCGCCGACCGTCGATCCGCTCCGCGTCGGCAACCTGCTCCGCGACGCCTACCTAGGCACGCTCTACCGGTGGACCCAGCTCCCCGAGGGCGAGTTCCACCTGGACGCCGAGCTCCGCGCCATCACCGACATCGTGCTCACCGGCATCGCCGGGGCCGGGGCGGCCGACGCCGGCCGCGACAGCCGCGACTGA
- a CDS encoding MFS transporter, which yields MSTQPRIPATEPAEEAPRWVFFLLATAVGLLAANLYYAQPLVGLIAHDFHTSTATSGLVVTLTQLGYVLALVLVVPLGDLVENRRLGVSVTSLAVVGLVMATFVTGLGWFLLASLLIGLGSVAVQIFVPFASHLASEANRGRALGTVTSGLMLGVMLARPISSVLAETGSWHLVFAVAAVVMLLLMAVLHRVLPTRHPARGIHYGQLLASMPRLVRSTPLLRRRTLYQTALFGSFSLFWTVTPLYLTQHFGFGQGGVAAFALAGVAGAIAAPIAGRVADRGRTRPVTGIGLALALTAFGLPFLAPVGSTAAVALLTVSAVALDFGVTGNLTMGQRALFSLGAEQRSRLNGVFMTTFYLGGALGSALGAALYTGGGFAAAASLAAAVLAVTGGYYLTEFRRPTATGPATATATVPAPAPVPAVEDGRAERQEAGSGRG from the coding sequence ATGTCGACTCAGCCCCGCATACCCGCGACCGAGCCTGCGGAGGAGGCGCCGCGTTGGGTGTTCTTCCTGCTGGCGACCGCCGTGGGCCTGCTGGCCGCCAATCTCTACTACGCCCAGCCGCTGGTCGGGCTGATCGCCCATGACTTCCACACCTCCACCGCCACCTCCGGACTGGTCGTCACCCTGACCCAGCTCGGCTATGTGCTCGCCCTGGTCCTGGTGGTCCCGCTGGGCGACCTGGTGGAGAACCGCCGGCTGGGCGTGTCGGTGACCTCGCTCGCCGTCGTCGGCCTGGTCATGGCCACCTTCGTCACCGGTCTCGGCTGGTTCCTGCTCGCCTCGCTGCTGATCGGGCTGGGATCGGTCGCCGTCCAGATCTTCGTGCCCTTCGCCTCCCACCTCGCCTCGGAGGCGAACCGGGGGCGTGCGCTGGGGACGGTGACCAGCGGGCTGATGCTGGGCGTGATGCTGGCCCGGCCCATCTCCAGCGTGCTCGCGGAGACCGGCTCCTGGCACCTGGTGTTCGCCGTCGCCGCGGTCGTGATGCTGCTGCTGATGGCCGTCCTGCACCGGGTGCTGCCGACCCGTCACCCCGCCCGCGGCATCCACTACGGGCAGCTGCTGGCCTCGATGCCGCGCCTGGTCCGCAGCACGCCGCTGCTGCGTCGGCGGACGCTCTACCAGACGGCGCTGTTCGGCTCCTTCAGCCTCTTCTGGACGGTCACCCCGCTCTACCTGACCCAGCACTTCGGCTTCGGCCAGGGCGGGGTCGCCGCCTTCGCCCTGGCCGGCGTGGCCGGCGCGATCGCCGCGCCGATCGCCGGCCGGGTGGCCGACCGGGGCCGGACCCGGCCCGTGACCGGCATCGGCCTGGCCCTGGCGCTGACCGCGTTCGGGCTGCCCTTCCTCGCCCCGGTCGGCTCGACGGCCGCCGTCGCCCTGCTGACGGTCTCCGCGGTGGCGCTGGACTTCGGCGTCACCGGCAACCTGACGATGGGCCAGCGGGCGCTGTTCTCGCTGGGGGCGGAGCAGCGGAGCCGGCTGAACGGGGTGTTCATGACCACGTTCTACCTCGGCGGCGCGCTCGGCTCGGCCCTCGGCGCGGCCCTCTACACCGGCGGCGGGTTCGCCGCCGCCGCGTCCCTGGCCGCCGCCGTGCTGGCGGTCACCGGTGGCTACTACCTCACCGAGTTCCGTCGGCCGACGGCGACGGGCCCTGCCACCGCCACCGCCACCGTCCCCGCCCCCGCGCCGGTCCCGGCCGTCGAGGACGGCCGGGCCGAGCGGCAGGAGGCGGGTTCCGGGCGCGGCTGA
- a CDS encoding ATP-binding SpoIIE family protein phosphatase — protein MRRLERETEWLAAEPEQVRLLLEAGLGSLIAVPLVARGSVLGVLCLYRHETAIPFEDADLVLAEQLAARAALCLDNARLHTQELSAARILRLSLRPAEVSEHSAVETAYSYLPTGTGGDWFDVIQLSGARVALVTGSTSGRSIRAAAAMGELRAAIRALSALDLQPGELLARLHDLVTRLGGERKRAAGSGTDAPLWRATCLYTVYDPIARTYAMARAGDQPSPAIVTPEGRTEVIDVPEGRTLGEGVPDYTTVVRRLPEGTVITLYNAALLLENTRQERVDRLLAALATGDRPLQEVCNAVLGTRAAVGDGHDAVLLMARTRVLGPDQLAAWTLPNDLTAVALARKLTAEQLDRWGLHGLCFATELVVSELVTNAVRYSTGPVLLRMIRDRALICEVTDDAATAPQLRRADDSDEGGRGLYIIAQVTQGWGHRAAGRGKTIWTEQALPVARPVDQERT, from the coding sequence GTGCGCCGGCTGGAACGGGAGACCGAGTGGCTCGCGGCCGAACCCGAACAGGTCCGACTGCTGCTGGAGGCCGGGCTCGGCTCGCTGATCGCGGTACCGCTCGTCGCGCGCGGCAGCGTGCTGGGGGTGCTCTGCCTGTACCGGCACGAGACCGCGATCCCGTTCGAGGACGCCGACCTGGTCCTCGCCGAACAGCTGGCCGCGCGGGCCGCGCTCTGTCTGGACAACGCCCGGCTGCACACCCAGGAGCTGTCGGCCGCCCGGATCCTGCGGCTGAGCCTGCGGCCCGCCGAGGTCTCCGAGCACTCCGCCGTGGAGACCGCCTACAGCTACCTGCCGACGGGCACCGGCGGGGACTGGTTCGACGTCATCCAGCTCTCCGGGGCGCGGGTCGCCCTGGTGACCGGCTCCACCTCCGGGCGGAGCATCCGCGCGGCGGCGGCCATGGGGGAGCTGCGGGCGGCGATCCGTGCCCTGTCCGCCCTCGACCTGCAGCCCGGCGAGCTGCTCGCCCGGCTGCACGACCTGGTCACCCGGCTCGGCGGCGAGCGGAAGCGGGCCGCCGGGAGCGGGACGGACGCGCCGCTCTGGCGGGCGACCTGCCTGTACACGGTCTACGACCCGATCGCCCGGACCTACGCGATGGCCCGCGCCGGGGACCAGCCGTCCCCGGCGATCGTCACCCCGGAGGGCAGGACCGAGGTGATCGACGTCCCCGAGGGCCGGACGCTGGGCGAGGGCGTACCCGACTACACGACCGTCGTGCGCAGGCTGCCGGAGGGGACGGTGATCACCCTCTACAACGCGGCGCTGCTGCTGGAGAACACCCGGCAGGAGCGAGTCGACCGGCTGCTGGCCGCGCTGGCCACGGGCGACCGGCCGCTGCAGGAGGTGTGCAACGCCGTCCTCGGCACCCGCGCCGCCGTCGGCGACGGGCACGACGCGGTGCTGCTGATGGCCCGCACCCGGGTGCTGGGCCCCGACCAGCTGGCGGCCTGGACCCTGCCCAACGACCTGACGGCGGTGGCCCTCGCCCGGAAGCTGACCGCCGAACAGCTCGACCGCTGGGGGCTGCACGGGCTCTGCTTCGCGACCGAACTGGTGGTCAGCGAGCTGGTCACCAACGCCGTGCGCTACTCGACCGGCCCGGTGCTGCTGCGCATGATCCGGGACCGGGCGCTGATCTGCGAGGTCACCGACGACGCGGCGACGGCCCCGCAGCTGCGCCGCGCCGACGACTCCGACGAGGGCGGCCGCGGGCTGTACATCATCGCCCAGGTCACCCAGGGCTGGGGGCACCGCGCGGCGGGACGCGGCAAGACCATCTGGACCGAGCAGGCCCTTCCGGTCGCCCGGCCGGTCGACCAGGAACGGACCTAG
- a CDS encoding amino acid ABC transporter ATP-binding protein translates to MSTTSTISTAAAVEVRNAHKWYGAHRVLDGVDLTVLPGQVAVVLGPSGSGKSTLLRAVNHLEKLDIGQVSVNGELIGVRRQGERLKELSERAILAQRRNIGFVFQGFNLFPHLTAADNVAAAPVATGSATREEARALALELLDRVGLADKADAYPRQLSGGQQQRVAIARALAQRPGVILFDEPTSALDPELVGDVLAAIKDLAGSGTTLIVVTHEIAFAREIADLVVFLDGGRIVEQGTPEQVLDNPRHPRTREFLSKVL, encoded by the coding sequence ATGAGCACCACCAGCACCATCAGCACGGCCGCAGCGGTGGAGGTCCGCAACGCGCACAAGTGGTACGGCGCGCACCGGGTCCTGGACGGGGTGGACCTGACCGTCCTGCCCGGACAGGTCGCGGTGGTCCTCGGCCCCTCCGGCTCCGGCAAGTCGACGCTGCTGCGCGCCGTCAACCACCTGGAGAAGCTCGACATCGGCCAGGTCAGCGTGAACGGCGAGCTGATCGGCGTGCGCCGGCAGGGCGAGCGGTTGAAGGAGCTGAGCGAGCGGGCGATCCTGGCCCAGCGCCGCAACATCGGCTTCGTCTTCCAAGGCTTCAACCTGTTCCCGCACCTGACCGCCGCCGACAACGTCGCCGCCGCACCGGTGGCGACCGGCAGCGCGACCAGGGAGGAGGCCCGGGCGCTCGCGCTGGAACTGCTCGACCGGGTCGGCCTCGCCGACAAGGCCGACGCCTATCCGCGCCAGCTCTCCGGCGGCCAGCAGCAGCGGGTCGCCATCGCCCGGGCCCTGGCCCAGCGCCCCGGCGTGATCCTCTTCGACGAGCCGACCTCGGCGCTGGACCCGGAGCTGGTCGGCGACGTGCTGGCCGCCATCAAGGACCTGGCCGGCAGCGGGACCACGCTGATCGTGGTCACCCACGAGATCGCCTTCGCCCGCGAGATCGCCGACCTGGTGGTCTTCCTGGACGGCGGACGCATCGTCGAACAGGGCACCCCGGAGCAGGTGCTGGACAACCCCCGGCACCCGCGTACCCGGGAGTTCCTCAGCAAGGTCCTCTGA
- a CDS encoding PAS domain-containing protein, with translation MSHSFDADPPTATDVDEAVLAAVFSQFPSGLHILDTRLRFLRFNSAAQHNERFSLEGAIGRPLGEVLRRFDIDDTTVLTAERLARQVLATGEPARGFLVHVRLFSDRHAEMVASISWFRLQDPGGRVLGVAAVITDITEQHRAQERLRLLDRAGARIGTTLGIVRTAQELAEALVPDLADLATVDLLDPVLGGEAAVPGASVEQLPLRRVGHRAAEGPTAPGPTPRPPPGRPGPAARRSAAGSGTA, from the coding sequence GTGAGCCACTCGTTCGACGCCGATCCGCCCACCGCCACCGATGTGGACGAGGCCGTGCTCGCGGCCGTCTTCTCGCAGTTCCCGTCCGGTCTGCACATCCTGGACACCCGGCTGCGCTTCCTGCGCTTCAACTCCGCGGCGCAGCACAACGAGCGCTTCTCGCTGGAGGGCGCGATCGGGCGCCCGCTGGGCGAGGTGCTGCGCCGCTTCGACATCGACGACACCACCGTGCTGACCGCCGAACGCCTGGCCAGGCAGGTGCTCGCCACCGGCGAACCGGCCCGCGGCTTCCTCGTCCATGTGCGGCTCTTCAGCGACCGCCACGCCGAGATGGTGGCCTCGATCTCCTGGTTCCGGCTGCAGGACCCGGGCGGGCGGGTGCTCGGCGTCGCCGCCGTCATCACCGACATCACCGAGCAGCACCGCGCCCAGGAGCGGCTGCGGCTGCTGGACCGGGCCGGCGCCCGGATCGGCACCACGCTCGGCATCGTCCGCACCGCCCAGGAGCTGGCCGAGGCGCTGGTGCCCGACCTCGCCGACCTGGCCACCGTGGACCTGCTGGACCCGGTGCTCGGCGGCGAGGCCGCGGTCCCCGGCGCGTCCGTCGAGCAGTTGCCGCTGCGCCGGGTCGGCCACCGGGCGGCCGAAGGACCGACGGCTCCCGGCCCGACGCCCCGGCCGCCCCCGGGCCGGCCGGGGCCAGCGGCCCGCCGCTCGGCAGCCGGATCCGGCACAGCCTGA
- a CDS encoding amino acid ABC transporter permease, whose amino-acid sequence MSDAVPLPPRPLSAQRVVPLRHPGRWLATLLVLVLAAQFVHGLATNRFYQWDRFGYWFLRPVIMNGLVVTLEVTALSAVLGLAGGIVLALARLSRSPILRAVSWTYVWLFRSVPLIVVLLILYNFSALYRTLSLGIPFGPGFVHFGESSLATDLVIATVGLSLSEAAYAAEVVRAGILSVDQGQHEAAAALGLPRGYQFRRIVLPQALRTIVPAYVNQLIGLVKGTSLVFYVSLLDLFGEVQSMGSTYPGDVVPLLMVATVWYVILTSIVSVAQFYVERHYSRGALRTLPPTPLQKLRAGLGRLRERATATATATGTVNG is encoded by the coding sequence GTGTCCGACGCGGTTCCGCTGCCACCGCGCCCGCTCTCCGCGCAGCGGGTGGTCCCGCTGCGGCACCCGGGGCGCTGGCTCGCGACCCTGCTGGTGCTGGTGCTGGCCGCCCAGTTCGTCCACGGGCTGGCGACCAACCGCTTCTACCAGTGGGACCGCTTCGGCTACTGGTTCCTCCGTCCGGTGATCATGAACGGTCTGGTGGTGACCCTGGAGGTCACCGCCCTCAGTGCGGTGCTCGGCCTGGCCGGCGGGATCGTGCTGGCCCTGGCCCGGCTGTCGCGCAGCCCGATCCTGCGCGCCGTCAGCTGGACCTACGTCTGGCTGTTCCGCTCGGTCCCGCTGATCGTGGTGCTGCTGATCCTCTACAACTTCAGCGCGCTCTACCGGACCCTGAGCCTCGGCATTCCGTTCGGCCCCGGCTTCGTCCACTTCGGCGAGTCCTCGCTGGCGACGGACCTGGTCATCGCCACCGTGGGGCTGAGCCTCAGCGAGGCCGCCTACGCGGCCGAGGTGGTCCGGGCCGGGATCCTCTCGGTCGACCAGGGCCAGCACGAGGCCGCCGCCGCCCTCGGCCTGCCCCGGGGCTACCAGTTCCGCCGGATCGTGCTGCCGCAGGCGCTGCGGACCATCGTTCCGGCCTATGTCAACCAGCTGATCGGCCTGGTCAAGGGCACCTCGCTGGTCTTCTACGTATCGCTGCTCGACCTGTTCGGCGAGGTCCAGAGCATGGGCAGCACCTACCCCGGCGACGTCGTCCCGCTGCTGATGGTGGCGACCGTCTGGTACGTGATCCTCACCAGCATCGTCTCGGTCGCCCAGTTCTACGTCGAGCGCCACTACTCGCGCGGCGCGCTGCGGACGCTCCCGCCGACCCCGCTGCAGAAGCTCCGGGCCGGCCTGGGCCGGCTGCGCGAGCGCGCCACCGCAACAGCGACCGCAACCGGGACGGTGAACGGATGA
- a CDS encoding GNAT family N-acetyltransferase: protein MTTTTPQQEQEQERYEVRAVVLADPLVQPLLRELEQEYTARYPALAGSSRELERYPAEEFEPEQGGLLLLLLRDGEPVAGGAYRRYDPQTAELKRIWTHSGHRRRGLARRVVQELEQAALAAGYRRVYLTTGPRQPEAKGLYLVTGYTALFDLAVDPEQLGGPLPFAKHLTGTEPVRPEDFQPTPRVDFGPRQPG, encoded by the coding sequence GTGACCACCACCACACCCCAGCAGGAGCAGGAGCAGGAGCGGTACGAGGTGCGGGCGGTGGTGCTGGCCGACCCGCTGGTCCAACCGCTGCTGCGGGAGCTGGAGCAGGAGTACACCGCCCGCTACCCGGCGCTCGCGGGCAGCAGCCGGGAACTGGAGCGCTACCCGGCCGAGGAGTTCGAACCGGAGCAGGGCGGGCTGCTGCTCCTGCTGCTGCGGGACGGCGAGCCGGTCGCCGGCGGGGCCTACCGCCGGTACGACCCGCAGACGGCGGAGCTCAAGCGGATCTGGACCCACAGCGGGCACCGCCGCCGCGGCCTCGCCCGCCGGGTGGTCCAGGAGCTGGAGCAGGCCGCGCTGGCGGCCGGGTACCGGCGGGTCTACCTCACCACCGGTCCGCGTCAGCCGGAGGCGAAGGGCCTGTACCTGGTCACCGGGTACACCGCGCTCTTCGACCTGGCGGTCGACCCGGAGCAGCTGGGCGGACCGCTGCCCTTCGCCAAGCACCTGACCGGGACGGAGCCGGTCCGGCCCGAGGACTTCCAGCCGACGCCCAGGGTCGACTTCGGCCCCCGGCAGCCGGGCTGA